A region from the Lolium perenne isolate Kyuss_39 chromosome 4, Kyuss_2.0, whole genome shotgun sequence genome encodes:
- the LOC127332335 gene encoding uncharacterized protein has product MASTTSDSLPSSPSLPGTGTGTDQEFSSIDHHSLFLPSSSSPASLYLDHDSSSFHGFFPTSSPTHMPPTPAPAPPPHPPAPSKPPKKRPRASRRPPTTVLTTDTSNFRAMVQEFTGFPAPPFAAGPPPSVRPRLLGGASAYGPSPFLLRPSPLKYPQHNPALLPTMATCTTTATLANDATTSGAANSLMDALALFARSNAMPSAAAAAATTASGSGTADQYGSGHHGHAMGGFNFNPFDDFEAATADGEKAASGGHAGFFSSLGGAGDKYDRH; this is encoded by the coding sequence ATGGCGTCCACCACCAGCGACAGCCTCCCCTCCTCGCCTTCCCTCCCtggcaccggcaccggcaccgacCAAGAATTCTCGTCCATCGACCACCACAGCCTCTTCCTCCCCTCCTCGTCCTCGCCCGCCAGCTTATACCTTGATCACGACTCCTCTTCCTTCCACGGCTTCTTCCCCACCTCCTCCCCCACCCACATGCCCCCCACGCCGGCACCGGCTCCTCCACCTCACCCGCCGGCGCCCTCAAAGCCGCCCAAAAAGCGCCCTAGAGCATCCCGCCGTCCCCCCACCACTGTGCTCACCACCGACACTTCCAACTTCCGCGCCATGGTTCAAGAGTTCACCGGCTTCCCGGCTCCACCCTTCGCCGCCGGGCCGCCCCCGTCCGTCCGCCCTCGCCTGCTCGGAGGCGCCTCCGCCTACGGCCCATCACCCTTCCTGCTGCGACCGTCTCCTCTCAAGTATCCGCAGCACAACCCTGCACTGCTGCCCACCATGGCCACTTGCACCACCACCGCTACCCTAGCTAACGACGCTACTACCAGCGGCGCTGCCAACTCTCTCATGGACGCGCTCGCGCTGTTCGCAAGGAGCAACGCGAtgccaagcgccgccgctgccgctgctaCGACGGCCAGCGGATCAGGTACTGCTGATCAGTACGGCAGCGGCCACCACGGCCACGCCATGGGAGGTTTCAACTTCAACCCGTTTGACGACTTCGAGGCTGCGACGGCGGATGGCGAGAAGGCGGCGAGCGGCGGCCATGCTGGGTTCTTCTCTTCCTTGGGCGGCGCCGGAGATAAGTACGACCGGCACTAG